GGGAGTTGGAAGAGAGGCAGGGCAGGTCCTGAAGAGCCTAGAATGGCAAGCTGAAGAGCTGGGCTGCACCCTGCTGGTGCTGGTTTACCATGGCTTgtggaggctggaggagggacAAGGCCTCCCAACACTGCCTGTGCCAGGGCAGCGAAAGCTCAGCAAAGTCCAGGCCAAGCCCTGCACGTCACAGTtcttcctgggcctcagcttccccttCTGTGAAGTGGGGGTACAGATTCCTTGGGGCCAGTCCTGATAAGGGTTGTGGGAGGTTTCGCAGCCCTGCCTAAAGACAGAGCTTCActttacccccacccctccagagGACAGCCCTAATGGCGTGGCTGGTGAGGGGAGGGCGGCAGTCAGCAGGTCAATGCATGCTGAGGACAGGGTGCAGACTGGGCTATGCGTGGCGTCCAGGAGGTCCCCATTGTGACTTTTGCGGGCCCTAGCCTGGTGCCTAACTGTTAAGTCAGGCTAAGTCAACCCAGGTGCCAAGGTGGGTCTGACTCCATCCCTCCTGCAGGCACCATGGCCCGGAGTAAAgcgctgctgctcctgctgctgttgCCATCGCAGCTGCAGCTGGGACCAGCGCTCGCGGTTAGGGCGCCTGTGTTTGGCCGAAATGGCGCCCACAGCCTGAGCCCTGAAGAGAATGAATTTGTGGAGGAGGAGCCTGTGCTGGTCCTGAGCCCTGAGCAGCCGGGGCCCGGCCCGGCCACCATCAACTGCCCCCGAGACTGTGCCTGCTCCCAGGAGGGTGTCGTGGACTGTGGTGGCATTGACCTGCGCGAGTTCCCAGGAGACCTGCCCGAGCACACCAACCACCTGTCCCTGCAGGTGAGGCCAGCCTTGCACCAACGGTCACAGGGGCTGCCCCACACTCGCAGCTCCTGTCCCAGAACCCCCACAGTCACAGCTTCCTGCTTACCCAGAACTTCCAGACATAGGGTACAGGTCAGGTCAGACAGGAGGATCTGACTCCACCATGAGGCGTTCCCACTCTGATCAGTGTCCTGTTCACTGAGCACCATGATATAATCTGCTTTGTTTCACTGGTGGCAGTCTGGGTTGAGGCTCATAAGCTAACTCAGTCCCTGTCTGAAAATGGACACAGACCCGCCTAGCAGCTAACTCTCTGCATAGATAGTCAGGCACCTCAGACACCATGACAGGCCAGGAAAACAAGAGCAAAATGGGCCCGATCGAGTGCTCTGGGGGCTCAGAGAACAGAATGCTCTCCACAGCTGAGGTACAGGAAGTGGGACACACTATTCCAGACTGGGGCTCTGGGAACACTGGCTCACTCGTGATCACTCTTGTGTGGCCTGTTAGCCCTGAGGGAGAGGAAGGTGCTGTTACATCTATTTCCAAAGGAGATCAGGTCTAGTGAAGGAAAGTGACTcgcccacggtcacacagcccTGGGGGTCTGGGCAGGCAGGTGGTGGGAGCCCAAGGCCAGGGTAGCCTATGAGGGAAAGGGACAAGTTGACAATGGCACTTATTGTtggttcattcactcactcatccatTTAGAGAATGTCTCCTGAGTACCTGCTCTCCACCTTTGGTCCTGTGTGCAGAGCTGGGCACGTAGGGAGGACGCGGACATGCCCTGGCCTTGCGGTGCTCACAGTCTGTGGGGGGAGGCAGAGACCTAAACAGGTCGAGATAACAGATGGAGATAGAAGGACTAGTTGTGAGGCCTGGAGCAGCTGCTAAGTCAGCTCCCAGTCCAAGCCAGGGAGGCTTCTGGAGGAGATGATACCTACCCCAGGTTTTAAAGTGTTCCAAGGGGTGTGGGGAACACACAGCTGAGAAACGGAATCAAAGGTGGTTTCTGGCGTAGAGTAGAGAGAATGGGCTGGGGACACTTGACCCCAAGTTGGACCTGCAGGGAGCAGGCCTGGAGGGGAAATGGCACTCCATTTGCACTGCCTGTGGACTGTGTGTGTGGGCTCTTAGAAAGTGGAACCCCCAAGTCTGCTGTGGTCACGACTGGGCTGACCCAGATGTGGGCCTTGCCTCGAGCCAGCACCCAGGGTCTGTGTACTACAGGGGAGAAGTCCAAAGGGGGTGTCCAACAGTGGGAATGGTTCCTGGGACTCAGGCTGAGGATGGGGGCGGGCCTACCCCCCATGCTGCCTCCTCACCGCCCTCTCCCTCCATTCCCAGAACAACCAGCTGGAGAAGATCTACCCCCAGGAGCTCTCCAGGCTGCATCAGCTGGAGACTCTGAACCTTCAGAACAACCGCCTGACTTCCCGAGGTGAGGGATCACCCAGAGCCGGGGATGGGACCACCAGGCAGGGACTTCAGTGTCCCTGGGGAGAGCCTCCCCCCTCCCCGTGGACCCCAGGATGTGGAAAAGAACAGGTCTGGACTGGGCTGGCAGTGGACCCTGCTCCCCGTGATTGCCTAAAAGCCATGCGGGGGTGTCTCTGAGACCTGAGAGTTGGCTCCAGGGAGAAGCTTCAAAGACCTCTGTTGTAGATTCCTCAGTTCACAGAAGCTCTTTAGAATCAAAGGGTTGGAGAGTCCTCAAGTtttaaacagtgattttttttttctgatgatgaAAGTAATTTTGAttatagaaaaattggaaatacagaaagtaaaatagaaaataaaaaccgTCATAATTCTgccacctgggagctcattactactgacattttggtatatttctatgttttaaaaagcaactttGCTGAGGTATAATTTGTCTACCGAAAGATTTATCCCATTTAAaggtacaatttgatgagttttagtAATTTATATAGTTGTACAACCGTCATTACAATCCAATCCagtcttttttgtgttttttaattcccAGCTGAATTTACAGTATAGGTATTAGAATGACTGTaagtgctttgtttttctcagcaGTTAGCTCAGCAGCATTTCTCATGTTGATAAAACTCTCCATGGCCGTCATTTTACATAGCAGCAATAGCAGGGTATTCCATGGAGGGATGCTGCACAGTTTATGTAACTGTTCCCTCTCATTAGACAGTTGGGTGAGTCCCAGCATCTGAGGGTCTGGGAGCCCGGAACCGAGTGTCATAGGCCACCATCAGGACTGGAGAAGGGCCAGCCTGGACGGGCTCCCAGTGACAGCCTAGTCCTGACACTAGATAGGGCAGCGTTGGGCCAGATGGTGGGAGGCCTAAAGGCCGCAGCCTGGCCTTGCCATGGGGCCAGGTATGACCCTTTGGGGTTGCCCCCAGGAGAACACGCCTTCCTGGCCGGGAAAGGTGAGGCTGAGTTCTCTGTCCCATGGCCTGACCTTATGGGGACCCATTCACCAGGTGGCCCAGGTGAAGGAGCAGTCATCCCTCAGTGGACACTTCCCATCTGCTGCTCTGAGTGTGGGCCCCGTGAGCAAGGGGCTGGGCAGGCATGTTGGGGCTGGCTGGGAAGGGAGCAGAGCCACACCACCTGCCTCAGGCAGTGGCCTCCCCAATCCTGGCAAGTGGGGTGGGCTTGGGGGGATTGGTACTAGTGTGCTCCCCTGTAGCGTCTCCTTCATCCAGGGCTCTGACCGATGCCTGTCCTTTGAAGGGCTCCCGGAGGAGGCATTTGAGCATCTGACCAACCTCAATTACCTGTACCTGGCCAATAACAAGGTGAGGGGCCTGCAGCAGGGTGGAGGTGCGCTGCCCCAGCCCCCTGGTGTCGGGGGATGAGCTCAGGGGACTTTCACCAGGGCCTGTTTTGGGCTGGCCCCTGGGTCCCCATTGCTGCTCAGACATGGTCCAGATCCCACACCTTAACCCAGGGCATCAGAGTGGTCAGTGAAGACAGAGGTCAAGGCTTAgaggagtggaggggagggggtgctttcagggcttcctggaggagatggcaTTTGAAGGGTCTTGAAGGGTAACAGGATTTCAGGCAGGGGTCCCAAGGCAGAGGGCACTGCAGTAGAAGGAACAGCAAGCGAAAAGGCACAAACACACTCAACCTCAAAATATTTACTTGGCATGCCCCAGGGCTCTGTCCTGGCCCCTTCATTCTGCACTCTCTGGAGACGACCCAGTCCCTCCCTGGAAGAGTGCGTCTACATCGTGGCCACCTCCAGTGGCATTCTCCAGTCTCTTCCACTCCTTCCACTTGAGTCTCAAAGATCTGCCTTACTCCTGGATGTCTCCCCCTAGATGTCCAATGGACGTAGAACTACTGCTTCCCACCCACAGCGCTCAATCCTCCTGCTGTCTCTCCATCTATGTAAAGGGCATCTCCAATCGGTTAGAACATCGCTGGTCTGAGGGCAACCCAGGAGTGCTTCGCTCACCACATCCAGTCCCACTGCAAGCCCTCAAGCCCCGGGCAGAGGTCCACCATCCCACACCTGGGTGCCTCTGCCTCCTCATTTGCTGCCCCTTCTTTTCAGAACATACAGAGTGACCTTTAAAAATCATGCCCCACTTCTCCCTTAAATCCCCCCTTCGTGCTTAAAATCATCCTATGGCTTTGCCTTGGATCCAGAATGAAAGCCAcacttctccctgtgtcctgCAGGCCTCTCTTAACTTGTTCCCCCGCTCGCTCCGCTCCAGCCCCCGCATCCCACAAAcccccatgcctggcacacactcacactcactacTCCTGCTGCCGTGGGTGCTCTCCCCTTAGATGGCGTTTGTGGTGCCATCATGCCTTAAGTGTCACTAGTTCCCTGAGCCCCTAACCCAGTCATTCTCTGTCTTCAGCCTGTTTGAATTCCCTGCATAACAGTGATCACTATCAGATACTTTTATTCCTTGTTTATTACTTTCTCCACGAGGATGTAAGCTTGGGCGGGGCAGGGGGGGtacttctctgttttgttccccagGACTTGCCCAGCGAGCTTCTGGAACCGTGCCTGGAATGTTGTAGACTTAGGCTttactgttgaatgaatgaagggtgGACACTGTGGGCTGTGTCTGGGGAAGCGAGCATGCTCACTACGGCTGGACAGAGGGCCAGTGCTGGGGACCGGTGAGGGGAGAGACCAGGAGGACCGTCAGGGCAGAGGACAGGCCCGGTGGGCTTTGAATGCAAAGCTCAGGGCTGTGGGAGCTacagaaattctgtttttgtgttaTCAGAGAAGTGGGACCAGtttccattttagaaagatgactGTGGTTACAGGGAGGAGACAAATCAAAGGGGCCCAGATGAGTAGGAAGCAGTGGCACTCAGCTGGCCTCTGCCCCTCCATTCGTCTTCCTTCCCCAACTCTCCCCTTTCCAGCTGACCTTGGCACCCCGATTCCTGCCAAACACCCTGATCAGTGTGGACTTTGCTGCCAACTATCTCACCAAGATCTACGGGCTCACCTTTGGCCAGAAGCCAAACttgaggtcagaggtcagaggggGATCCTGGGCTCAGGCTGGGGAAGTGGGAGGAGCTGAGGCAGAGGCTGCCACCCTGAGTGAGGCAGGCGAGGACCCAGACAAGCTCTGGAGGAGGGCCATGCCATGCAGTGTGGGCATGATGCCCATGCTCAGGGCTGTGGTGAAGGACGCCCAGGGGCTGCAGGGGCACAGGCTCTGAAAGCCGAGGCCTAAAGGATGAAGAGAAATAGGTCCAGGAGGCGAGGACAGAGTGTGATGTCTGAAGGGTTGTGAGAGCTGGGTAACGGTGctttctccttccccagcccctggggaTAAAGCATCTTCCAACAGGCAGTGCTGTCCCTTGCTGAGAGCAGCTTCAGGAAGAGTGAGGCCCATGTGTGTGAGCAGGGCAGAGTGGTACTGGGGTGGGGCTGTCTACCCCTGGTACCATTTCTGTCCTTGAATCTGTCACCTCACTCACTTCTTTCCATCTTCCCTTGAAGCCAGGGTTGCTGTGTGTGGTTCCATCCCACAGATGAGAAGGCTGAGGCCCAAGAGAGGCATACAGCAAGAAGGAGCTGTATCttttatgcatttcttttgttccttGTCTTCTCTCCTTCTACTATGttagctccatgagggcagggtctTGTTGGTTGTTTCCACTGCTACATCTCCAGAGTCTAGAACAGTCCTAACATGGAAGGGCACTCACtatatatttgctgaatgaatgaggcGTCACCTCCTCTAAGCCAGGCCCTGTGGTGGGCATCAGGGGCACTCCCCATCTTCAGAAAGTCCCACAGAGCCAGCTGTGTGGGGTTGACAGGCAGGGACTCCAGGGCTGTGACAGTCGGGGAGTGACTGAGAACCTTGAAGGGTATGCAGGAGCACAGACAGGGGGGTCAAGAAATCCTAATTCTGCCACTAACTTGGTCCCCTCAGCTGTGTAGGTGGGTCCTTGGTCCCCTTCGCTTATGGGGGAACTGGAGTGGGTGGGGTCTGAAGTTCTTCAGAATCGAAGAGGGTGTCCTGGGCCCCAGGACCAACCTGAACAAAGTTTGGAGGCTCACCAGGTGGGctagagctggggctgggggagggggagcctgGGTGGGTGAGGACCTGTGCCTTGTCCCCCAGGTCTGTGTACCTGCACAACAACAAGCTGGCAGACGCTGGGCTGCCGGACAACATGTTCAATGGTTCTAGCAATGTCGAGATCCTCATCCTGTCCAGCAACTTCCTGCGCCACGTGCCCAAGCACCTGCCGCCCGCTCTCTACAAACTGCACCTCAAGGTtagagggagagggcagggaggggtaCCCCCAGAGCAGGGACCCACAGTGGGGTAAGAGCCCAGGCCCACATGGGCACAGTGGTGAGGCTGTGGGGCCTTGGGCGCGTGTCAGAGGGCACAGCGTCTGCTGCAGAGAAGCAGGCAGATGCCTGGGCACCTGGCCGTCAGCCGCACACCTGGAGTCCTCTAAGCCGGGGCCCACTCCCTGTGGCTTCCACAGACCCCTCTCCATACCTCCTCCCAAGACTCTGCCCTTGCCCCTTGGCTATCCCTCACATTCCCTTTCCCACTGCCCCATCCCCCAGAACAACAAGCTGGAGAAGATCCCACCAGGTGCCTTCAGTGAGCTGAGCAACCTTCGGGAGCTGTACCTGCAGAACAACTACTTGACTGATGAGGGCCTGGACAATGAGACCTTCTGGTGAGCCCCTGCCTGAGCCTCAGGGGGACCAGGAGCCAGGGATGCTCCTCCCAGGGTCCCGTCAGTAGGCCATCTCACAAACATCCCTCGCCCACCTGCCCTGGCCAGTTCCCTGGAGAAGGAACTTTGAGTCTCGTGCGTCTGCTGACATTTCCATGCCCGAGAACAAATCATGCATATGGATAAGGCCTTCCAAAATTCCAGTGAGGCAAGGAAGCATTTGCAGAGGCTGGCTTCTTGGTACAAAATAGAAATTCAGGTATTCTTGGTGaaggcaaatatattttcattataggGCCCAGAGCAGCCACAAAAGGCCTTAAACAGTTGGTCTTCAAGTAAACCCCTAGTGCCGGAACCATGCTAGAGCCTTCCCACACCAATATCGTTGAATAACTCAATGAGAGGCTTGGAGAGGAAAGAGGTCCCCCAGTCAGCACTGGGAGAGCTGGGATGATTTAGAGGCAGGTCCCCTGCCACCTCCCTTGGGAATAATAGTGGAAACAAGCGCCATGTGGACTCCTGCCAAACGTCCTAAATTCCCTCCCTTACCCCCCCAGGAAGCTCTCCAGCCTGGAGTACCTGGATCTGTCCAGCAACAACCTGTCTCGGGTCCCAGCGGGGCTGCCACGCAGCCTGGTGTTGCTGCACCTGGAGAAGAACGCCATCCGGAGCGTGGATGCGGACGTGCTGACCCCCATCCGCAGCCTCGAGTACCTGCTGCTGCACAGCAACCAGCTGCGAGCGCACGGCATCCACCCGCGGGCCTTCCAGGGCCTCAAGCGGCTGCACACGGTGCACCTGTACAACAACGCGCTGGAGCGCGTGCCCAGCAGCCTGCCCCGCCGCGTGCGCACCCTCATGATCCTGCACAACCAGATCGCTGGCATCGGCCGCGACGACTTCGCCACCACCTACTTCCTGGAGGAGCTCAACCTCAGCTACAATCGCATCACCAGCCCGCAGGTGCACCGCGACGCCTTCCGCAAGCTGCGCCTGCTGCGCTCGCTGGATCTATCGGGCAACCGACTGCACACGCTGCCACCGGGGCTGCCCCGCAACGTGCACGTGCTGAAGGTCAAGCGCAATGAGCTGGCCGCCCTGGCACGCGGGGCTCTGGCCGGCATGGCCCAGCTGCGTGAGCTCTACCTCACCGGCAACCGGCTGCGCAGCCGCGCTCTAGGCCCCCGCGCCTGGGCTGACCTCGCCCATCTGCAGGTAAGGGGCGGGGCTGGGCCATGCCCCTGTGGAGTGCTACTGGTATGGCTACCGTGAGCCTACCCATGTGCTGGGCCCTGATGAAGGGTGGGCAGGAGGGCTGGGCCATGAGGGAGGTACCggctggggaggctgggcctCAGGGTAGGGGGCTGGGCCATGTGGAGGGTGGCTGGCATAGGAGTGAGGGCAGAATACAGCTGGTATGGCCAGGCTGAGCTCGCCATCTGCAGGTATAGGCTTGAGGAGGGCTGTGGGTGTAAGGGGCAGTCATGGGTACAGGGGTTCCATGGTTCAGGAGGACTAGGGAGTAGGGCCAGTTCAGG
The Rhinolophus ferrumequinum isolate MPI-CBG mRhiFer1 chromosome 9, mRhiFer1_v1.p, whole genome shotgun sequence genome window above contains:
- the PODN gene encoding podocan: MARSKALLLLLLLPSQLQLGPALAVRAPVFGRNGAHSLSPEENEFVEEEPVLVLSPEQPGPGPATINCPRDCACSQEGVVDCGGIDLREFPGDLPEHTNHLSLQNNQLEKIYPQELSRLHQLETLNLQNNRLTSRGLPEEAFEHLTNLNYLYLANNKLTLAPRFLPNTLISVDFAANYLTKIYGLTFGQKPNLRSVYLHNNKLADAGLPDNMFNGSSNVEILILSSNFLRHVPKHLPPALYKLHLKNNKLEKIPPGAFSELSNLRELYLQNNYLTDEGLDNETFWKLSSLEYLDLSSNNLSRVPAGLPRSLVLLHLEKNAIRSVDADVLTPIRSLEYLLLHSNQLRAHGIHPRAFQGLKRLHTVHLYNNALERVPSSLPRRVRTLMILHNQIAGIGRDDFATTYFLEELNLSYNRITSPQVHRDAFRKLRLLRSLDLSGNRLHTLPPGLPRNVHVLKVKRNELAALARGALAGMAQLRELYLTGNRLRSRALGPRAWADLAHLQLLDIAGNQLTEIPEGLPESLEYLYLQNNKISTVPANAFDSTPNLKGIFLRFNKLAVGSVVESAFRKLKHLQVLDIEGNFEFGDVSKDRGKLEEEEDDEEEEDEEDEERR